In Falco cherrug isolate bFalChe1 chromosome 19, bFalChe1.pri, whole genome shotgun sequence, the genomic stretch GATATATGTGTGTTTACAGCATCCAGAGTGGATGAACACAagggggaaaatgaaaagaatagTATTAGAAGTTCTCATTATCTCAATGAGTTTGCATTGGGAAGTCCTATACCTATTTTCATTTGTGTGAACCAGTTTGGAGATGAACGACCTACCTGCCCGCACACGACTTTCACATACCTGAGGCCAGAGAGTCCACTTTCCTAGacatgggttttgttttgctctggaaATCCTCTCCCTcatttctgttctccaggctttCTTCTGCAGGTTCCTTAGACATTCCAGAATCCTTCCCTTCAGGCTGAGGACTTGATTCTTGCTGAACAAGGCTTGCAGTCAGCTCTGgagaatctttatttttataaaatttgttttcacacaCCTGCAAATCAATGTATAGGCATATAGTTACAGGTGTGGTGTACCAGCCCAAACCTAACATCTCGGCCTTTGCTTCCCAAGCGTTCCTTGGCCCTAACAAAGGCTTCAGTTTGGCAATATGTTTGCATTTAAGAAAGCTGAATCTTTTATATTCTTATGAACAGGCACAGTTCTTTTCACATAGTGGCCACGCAAGCAtcttccacttaaaaaaagCCTAGTCTTAAACTCAAAAGAACATAAAACACACTATTATTTAGCACAGCAAGGAGGGGCAGCAGGAAGTGAGCACGAGATAGAGAGGGGAAGGCCAGGTAGTGTGGTCAGGGCTCCAAATTGGGAGACACCACTGGTCACCTTTTGATTTAACTTGCTTCCTCAGCACATTATTTCGGAGACATGAGACCCAAGGCTGGGCAGATCATCACAACGTGGGGACCCTCAGCGGGACTCCTTTCACTCACCACTCCAGTGACTTGGCCTATCAACTAACCTTACTACTACAATGGCTGCAGGtcctccttttgcttttctttagctTGAGATCGCTACTCCCTTCATGGCAGGAACATGAACATTCCTTCATCCCATCTACCCACTCGACCTCCTGGAAACAGACATACTGCAGCTGACAAACGTGCATGTACACAAAGACAACAGTCAGGGGAATGTTTACCCCAGAGGGAGCCAGGAAGGGCTGAGTGGCGCTCTGCGTACACCCGGAGAAGTAAAGCAATTATGCTGCTGGCAAGAAAAGCACAATGGAAACATTTCAATCCCCTTTCTTCAAATCCTTCTGTTGTCATGCCTCTTGATAAGACACATTTACCCTCACGGGCATGCATTTGTTCAGAGTCCAGACATGTGGACTAATGAGATACCTCAGGCCCACCTTGTCATTGTTCTGGCCTCCGATCTCCTTCCGCTTCTTATTTTTCGAGGCTGCATGCATCTTGGGGGGTTCATCCTCCTCTTCTACATCTGGCAAAGACACCTCTTCAAACCCATCGAActacaaaaaaaggaaacacacaAAACCTGCTCTTATCATGACAGCTCTTCAGCAGACCAGACTTTGTTTTCCCCATGAATTTCTGAATACTGAGCATAGTTCCAGGACAAGACAAGTTCAATTATGTTAGAAGAGACataaatgctgtaaaaaaaaaaaatctgaaaactcTGCTTCAGTCCACCAACAGTTATCTAACTGTGCTGCTTCCCTCTCTCTGGAAATGCAGCCTCAATCAGAGTTCTTCAAGTTCCAACATGTctagtatttctgcttttatcttTCCTGGTCTTGGGGAAAAGATTGCTCCACCTCATACTCCTTCTCTTCTGTCCAGTTGATCTCCTCAAAGTCTCCCATGCGACTGGCTGAGGGACGCAAGTGATCAAAGAAAATGGAGAACTCATCCTGCAAGTGGTCATGTCCTTTCAACAGCTGCCACATTTGGGTCTTCAGCTGAAAGAGAGAAATCCAGAGAAAATGAGTGTTTCATTCCATGTTGTCACGTTCTTCTCAGAAGgatttctgaaagcaagtgGAACATCAAGGCTTATCAAACCTCCAATATGGAAGTTTATGCTTGCATTGGTACTATTTCATGAGTATTTTGAGATCATTCCACATCCAGCTATCAAATTACCATGGAAATATCCCTCCAAAGTTCTAGGCAGGCTCTGTGAGAGGCACTAAGGTAAAATTTCACCTGCAAGACGGTAAAAGCAAGGTGGAGGTAGGAGAGAGGAGGCACACAGGTCAGTTAAATGTAAAGCCTCTTGAAGAGACAGCTTCGATTTTCTACCATGCCCCACAGAGGGACATAGCACACCTGATAAACTCCTGGGTCTCAGAGCAGCCCGTGGGAACAGTGAAGCAGGCCAGCTAATTGCATTCCCAGGGTTTTTGCGGGAAAGGAGATACCTGAATGCCCAATTACCTCTGCAATCTCCTGGGGAAGGCagtctgcacagctctgcagaacttTGATGATCTTTTGATGGTGGGCAGgattttcagcaaaacaaatctCCAGCTGCCTGAGGAACTTCCGgcttttttcaaatgcttgctGCTCTTCAAACtgaccaaaagaaaaagattcacCCCTCACATTCAAGAACATATTTCCAAGCATCTCTAGCTGGCTTCAGCAAACTATAAAATGCCtgtcttgctttttgttttccatttgtattGATGCCCGCTGCAAAACTGGGAAGAGGCTGACGAAGAGAAATAAGACTTTGTACAATCAATACTTAAGTGAGCTATAGAGTTTTGCTTGAACCACTTGCACATAAGGTAAGAGAATCCAGAAAGAAAGTAACAGGTGAAAACCTCTGTCTCACAAAGTGGAAGGCTGATCTGAGAGAGACTTGCAGTACCTGCACACCGTCTCTGCAGTCAGGTTCTATGACCTAACTGGGAAAGGCCAGTCCTCCACAGTAACACTTCGTACGAGActtaaaacaaacacttttcaATTCTGATTAATAAAACAGCAAGGTAAGCAAATGATTTACCAGCTGTTTACCTTCCTTGCCCTAGAAAGAATTCCTTATTCTTTCACTCCCACACAAGCCTGCTTAAAATTTGCTCTCCTTCTCTAATTCTACCTACCAATCCACACTCCAAAGCTTGTTCTGGtaagagaaaggcagcaaaatctGTGAGCAACTGTGGCCAGTCATGCAATAGTTTCTGTAAAGTGGAATAGAGATCCACAGCTGTTCGCTTGTCCGTGCTGATCTCAAACTCATAGATAACGCGAAGAAAGTCTTCGTACTTCCCAGGAACATGCTGCAAGGCTTCACGCACCTGGAAAGAGCAAGACACTTTCACACGACTACATAacatccaggaagaaagcaagtTAATTTAGTAATCTTTGATCTCTTGCTACTCAGAATTTACACAGTGCTTCCAGTTTTGTTGAGCCAACCAAGTCTCCTCCTTTAAGATATATTTGAACTGCTCACAAGAGAGAGTGGAACAAAATCCAagactgaaattctgaaattagGAGGCCAGTGTTGTGGACtgactgcagccagcagctaagcgCCCCCACGGCCACACATTCCCTGCCTCCCCAGAACAGgacaggggagggaagaggaaaagcaaaagcaagaaaactcataggtcaagataaagacagcttaGCAAGTCAAGAACCGCCATTTGGGGTGCTAGGAAGAATGATAACTCGATCCTGACCAGATCCAGCACACCCAGTTAGAACTGGCAGTTATGCGGCTCAGGCATGAACAGAGTTAAGAGGACTCAAAGTATCCGATGTTCCTGCTTCTGGGTTACAAGCCAATCTGGCTTACCCTGGTTAGATAGGCTTGTGCAAATGCCAGATCTTTCTGTTCCCGCAGGGGATCTCTCTCTAGGATGTCTTCATCATACAAGAGGAGCAGTTTAGATGTATCTTTGCTAGCACGAGCCCGTCCCCTCTTATTCCTGGTTCTGTGGGAgctcctgctcttcccaggggctttcatgttttctcctgtgaagaaacacaaagcaagtTGTACAGGTGCTTTTCATACATTCCCTGGGCTGGCAGACAACTACTCTTCTAGACCGATAttgcaacagaaaagcaagttttcagAGCTAGTGATGAGTTAGCTGCTTACGCTCTcctgtaataataaaataaaaaaaaaaaaaaaagcgtgtGAGCAATCTGCTTCTCGTGAGTCAGGCTGGCTAACGTATTTTAAATTGGCTGTTTATAGCATCTGATGGGAAAAATCTCTGGATACAGCAACAAACCCATTCTGTTTCTCAGCTAACAATCTACTAAGAACTAATAGATACGTCTACTGCATACCAGGGGCAAAGAAGTCGCGGTGGGTGAACAGAGATACAGTATAAGCATGAGAGCTGGCTGTTAACACTTGCAAATTATTCTTTTAGCTTATTATTTACACAAAGAGAGTTAACATCATAGATAAGTAACTGGTGTCATGTAATATGGAATGTAATAGTGTACCAAGAGTTGCTACATCAAGATTTTTATGTCTTTAGGTTAGGAATCTGTTGGTCTAACGGGCTGAGGTCCACCTCCTCAAGGTGCACTGCTCAAGTTCATCTACTTGCTAGATCCTGTTAAggtattattttgtttcatttatttttcccccaacatGACCTTGTAACACAAAATTCAATTTGGCAAAAATTTGACTATTTAATATTGTTCTTATATAGGTGTTGAGGATTAACTGACACAAACCACAAATGTTAGACCTGCAAATTTTCGAAGCATAAATGCATTACGATGGACTAAAGACACTCTCTTCACATGCACAAGGGCCTCTGGTAAGAACTGTTTTTACAGAATTGTGACTGTGTTGCAAAATTTGACTTCCAGAGGGACAGCTTAGTGATGCTCAGATACGCTAAGTGAAATTAAACCCAGATAGTTTTCCCCATTGTTCTGCTTCTAACGCAGAGAGCAGCTCTATTTCCCCTTGCCTTCTATCGAAAGAAACGCACGGAACTTACCTGCTGGGATTCTGTGGGCTTCCACCTGCGGGGCAGTCTTTGTCAACGTGAAGGCAGATTTAGGTTCCTCTGATATATCTCCACATATTTCATCATCTTTCTGTGAACTCTCtattccttccccttcctcctcctcctcttcctcaggctCAGAGTTGTCTTCCTGGGAATTCTCTTCTTCAGAATCTCCTTCTTGGCTTAAACGTCTCTCTGTTGCAAGccaagtaagtttttccattgTCTCCTTagaaagcaacaacaaaaaaagtcacattGTTTTCATCTagtgtttgttttcatgtcATTCAGTAACTAGCTCGCTCCATTGTAATTCTAACAGCCAATTTCACAGACTGACATCTGACCAACTAGAGGATTCCACTGAAGGGACAGAATTCAGTAATAACCAGAACAGCCTATTTTTGTAtcacacacaaaattaaatttcagaatCTGCCACTTACAAAAGCCTTAAGTTAGACGGAACTCCTTAATGATCATCAGGCTTAGAGCAACTGTGacctggaaaataattttccctttaAGTACTTCTTATTATAGGACAGCCTCCGTTGAGGAAGTCCTTACAACTGAGCAGAATTTAGAACTGTGTATTTGCATGATATTCCCTTAGCTTGGCCTTAAAAAATCTTCCCAGAAAAAACGGTGTCCaatttctctgcaaaacagcacaATACTGTGCTACTGTATAGTTAACAGTCCAGCTTTTCAACTGGATCCAAAATGCGATTTGCCCTGACTCCACTAGGGTGTTTCAGACATTTGGCATTAGcaagattttttaaagttttgtttgcttttaccTGAAGTTCTGGCACTGAAAGAATAGATTCTTCTGAGGCTGATGACATTTCTTCATCCTCATCTTGTGTAAAATCATCAAAatcatcttcttcctcttcttcttgtccttctctttctcctgcagCTTCAGGGCCAGCTGGTGTCCCAACAGACTGGCCATCAATACTGGACGAATCCTCTGGTCTTCCTAGCGGACTACTAAATTCAGCCTCAACATCTGCTGCGTAAGAAAGATTCTTTGGAGACTCACTGCTTACTTGTGGTCCAGCAACAACACCTGCATCCATCTGCTGTTCACCATGGGGAGTCGACTGCAAAGCCCGTCGttcttcttctcccttctcctcacACAAAGCGTGCTGCTccttcttaatttctttcaggTCATCTGAACATGAACATTCAGCCTCCATGTTCAGCTCCTGACCAAGATCCAGCATGAATTCCTCCTTCACTTCAGCGCATAAGAGATCCCTCTTCTGTACTGGATTCACTTCCTTGGTAGCATCATTGGACTCTTCGGGCTCGATTTTCACCGTTTCATCTGGATCTTCTAAATGAGGCAAAAGGTCCACAGACAAGGGCTCTGAGACATTCTCGTCTCCTTCCACCACTGTCCAGCTACAGCAGTCGCTCTTATTTACCTCTTCCTGACTGCTGTTATTTGAAGTGGAAGGATTTGTACCACACTCCTCCTTGGGGGAGACAGCGGAGCATGAAACGTACAGCTCCGGGGGCTCTGCCTTGGGCTCCACCGTGGGATAGGTACTTTTGTTCTTTCCAGCCAGGCAGGAAGGAACCAGATTCAGCTGTTCTTCGTTTTCACCAACAGATGATGCAGAAAGACCAACAGGGTTAGGAGAGACAATCAACGAAGGGATTGAAGAAGTCACTAGAGGCTGATTTAATGGACATGGGAAAGTGGATGGATTTACCAATAAGGTTGTAACTGGAATAGCCTGAGTGCCTCTACCAACTGTTGTATTTATGGGCTGAATCATATTGCAACCGTTGCCTATATTAACCACTTTCACGGTGGTAGCGGGTACAGTAAGGATCACAGGAGATGGCTGAATCAAAGCCGAAGCCTTTATCAGTGGGGCAGattttgtcccttttttcttttggtatcCCTTACGAACACAAGGTTTGCGTATTTTTGCTCCGGCCAAAGCTGGCAACATCACTTTTGGCTGAAAAGTTACTGGATTTGAGGACACTAGAGCTGGTGGTACCGCAGCTGAGAAAGCTTGTCTGGAGTCTGAATGTGAAGTGGAGAGCACATTCTGGAATTCCAAGCCATCCCCGCTTCCTACCACTGCTGGAACATTTAAAGGCTGCACTCCCGGCACAGTCTGCATAACCGTAGCCGGCTGGATCAGCCGAGGAATCTGAACCATAACTTTGCTGGGAGGAGCTTCTGACTGGGACAACTTCACAGTTTTCTGGATGTTAATAGCGTTGGAACTGGGCTGCAGGCAAGGACTCGGTCGAATGAGAACAGGCTTCAAAGCTGAAGACCTCTGCCTCCTCCATGCTCTCCTAGAGAATCGATTGGCAAGAGGCTTTAGGGTCAGTACTAGTCCCTTTGGCATGAGTAGAGGGTATTTTTCATCACGTTCTGTGTCTGCAGTGTCCTTTCCTGTCCCCAAAAAGACAGATTCTGCATCAGGTGAACCTGGCATCTCCCTGGCATCTTCCGCTAATTGCTTCAGTTCCCTCTGAATGGAGGGCAAGCTTGCCTACAGGGAACAAGAGTTTATTAGTCCAGTCCATAGGCTATTTCTCTATTACAGCCTCCaaacagcaccacagaaggCGACACACACCATCTTGCTTCTAAAAGTGAAGTATTTACTTTCTACTGCtgtatattaatttatatttgccGTATATTACTTCATATTCATGAGTTTACTCCGAAGCCTTCAAAAGAATCTGAGAGCCAGAAAGACACAACAGAACCGAATTGCTTTGTAAAGGTTCCCTTAATAAATACAAGATTTCGTGGGAAGGAAGCTTCACTGTAACAGTGAAATACAACGGGCAATTAGAGAACTGGATTTCATGGCATCTGGCTCCAATTCTTTCCTCAGATACAGTCCTAGACTGACTCGCAGGCATGGTCACTATACCTGCAActtaaaaacccccaccccaaacccccagatTCCTTCTCTTCTCTTAGAGGGTGAGGTTTTTAAGGGGGAAGAACACACCCTCTTCTCATGGCTGTAATACAGTGACTGACTGGTAAAGATGGCAACACTGCTAACCGTAAGGCAAGGGTCAGACTACGTTGATTAACAAATTCACAAAGCCAAATAAAACCAACACATCAAACCAGAAACGTTAGAAATACACCCATGTAGCAAAACGAGGATGTGAGACCAAATGCTGGATGTCCCTGGTAAGTTCAATCACGTACTGCAGCTGGGCAGACAAGCACCAAGAGCAGTGTGTAATGCTTGTAATGCTTGCACTTGCCAagtgctgctggctttgctaTGTTTACTAGCTAGACTTGGGGTAACACAGGCTCCCATGCAATATGATCAGACTACCTTTTGACATCAGAGCTGCAGGCTTATCAAACAACTCACTGTGGACCTAGaggctgcaaagaaaaagaaagaaaccaaaacccaaacaaagaaacctgaaagaaaaccaaccaacaagAAACCAGCAACCACCACCCTGTGCTGGATGAGTAATAGCAGAAAGTACCTTTAGCCAAAAAGGCAGGCGATGTTCTTCTCTCTCCACAGGTGGCTTCCACTCATTAGGTTGGATTTCCTCACAGCACTTGAACAGAATGGGcagctgttttgtctttttgtagTACTGTGTGGAGAGAACACAAGACAAGATGACTGTGGTCAGATCACCTGTCCAGTAactgctgggatgcaggataAGGAATGTGCTCTGTAAAAGTGTTCATGTCAATAAAGCGACTCTCATCACTACTATTTTAATAAGGTACTACccacagaaacattaaaaaaaaaaaaaaaaggctgaacaAGAGCTCACTGCCATCTTGGTTTCTCTCAAAAGCAAGCACGAAGTTATAGCAGATGTGCAGGCGTACTTGCTTTAAGTGTTTCTGGTTCTTACTCTTTCTTCAGCAGTGGCCATTAGCTTATGTGATGGGGTATTTGGCCAGCTGGACCTTCACCCTGACTGCAGACAGCACTTTTGTTTAAGCTTCGCTACTTGAAGTTTATTTGTATGAGTTTGTCAGGATTACTGAAGCCACAGTTGTACTAGGACTGCCTGCAAGTGCTGGGCTCTAAAGAGTCAAAATAGTAACATAAGTACTCACAAAGTACAGAGGACAAGGTCTTTTTGAAGAAATTCTCATTGCTAAGGATgacagacattttattttaagaaagtgtcagcacacacacaaaaaggtcCTTGGAACAAACAGCACATCTCCTCTTGTGCAACAAACGCCAACCAGACACACAAATATGAAGAACACCAAACCATAATCTGAACGCGTCACTTACTCTGATGATATTATCAGGGGCTCGATTCATATTGAGATTCTTGATTCGTACTGTAAGCTGGTGGGCAGTTTTTGTTGGCAAGAGATACTTGCTGATCAAAGGCTTTGGAAACTCTGTCCCTTCAAAATGTTTCAGACCTAAAGCTAATAAACTGAAGAATGAAGAAACAAGGAgacggggggggtggggcggggtggggggggaagacaGTAAGTCCTTTAGACAGTACAGCAGATTGCTATTTGGATGTGCTGTTGCACAATACACAGACATCCCAGAATCTGCGTCCTAGAAATTCTCCTTAACAAAGGAGTCTTgtttatatgcattttattcAATAATTCTAACACCTACTTGTCCTCTGCCTTGGTGAAGATAATCTTGTCCCGGGGAGGGTTTGCTTTCAAGGCACATATTGGCAGTAACTCTGGATACATAAAGACTCTCCTTGTTGCCAAAATCCATGCTACTTGCTTTGGCAAACATGGAAATTCATTGGCTGTGAAAAGAATTAACAGAtatgaaaatgaacaaacaatGTTTTTTCACAACCAACTTCTCAAAAGCACTGTTTCTTTTACTCTCTTCACTGCATCAAGAGAGAGATTTTCTCCCTGGTTTTTAGAATTTGCgtatttcctgtgttttgccCATTAAGTTTATATCAGCAAAAGGTACAATTACGTGCCccttccatcttttcttttgctctgtatGAGAAAGCACCTGTAAAAAGCTCTGTTTATTTCAAGGTTCTGCCATCCTCTAGGtagcagaaaaatcacaaaccAAACTATTTGGAAGACACAGgttggagctttttttttttttcactagcaT encodes the following:
- the LOC102056417 gene encoding GON-4-like protein isoform X5, with product MAAAALAAPAAPRRHGGAGGPCAANMAAAAPRPGNMAARRLRGGVGASASYGASGTGQDGAARPGRRSAAASRFPLFQVGAGMSLSLKMLPCKKRRAAVAGPQSPRERGGAGEDGELPGAGASSSAGAADGGASSARAGPGRAGGQPACGAALWRGPGEAAPKGGKRLPGRPATGPAPEAPGAKEASAAPPLPEGPSAAAEGKTPKLYTEVEMNSQRDPYLTENQSAVPESPVRSSSQLAVRSPTMVKPLKNIRAEEQDGEDIERRKRRRKATKRKREGKSQEEEGSLSCDIKLDDTLDRTLEDGAKQHNLTVVNVRNILHEVITNEHVVAMMKAAISETEDIPLFEPKMTRSKLKEVVEKGVVIPTWNLSPIKKANEVKPPQFVDIPLEEDDSSDEEYQPDDEDEDETAEESLLESDVESTASSPRGAKRSRTRRSSDEEGGTLCEMEKVTTSVVRHISAEVVPMGPPPPPKPKQNKDSTFMEKLHAVDEELASSPVCMDSYQSLEDSLIAFRTRSKRPLKDVPLGQLEAELRAPDITPDMYDPNTADDEEWKRWLGGLMNDDVENEDEADDDDDPEYNFLEDLDEPDTEDFRNDRAVRITKKEVNELMEELFETFQDEMGFSNMEDEGPEDEDNVTESRPNFNTPQALRFEEPLANLLNEQHRTVKEQLEQLRMKKSSIKPPQEIEKSKPQNEKPLQSLVLDSVQRKRLQQQMQQHVQLLTQIHLLASSNPALSSEAGTTRMFLSELGNFARSSTLLRLSFNPKFQTMFQPCNLKGALQLIEDFHAQVQVDWSPRKAVKKSANEFPCLPKQVAWILATRRVFMYPELLPICALKANPPRDKIIFTKAEDNLLALGLKHFEGTEFPKPLISKYLLPTKTAHQLTVRIKNLNMNRAPDNIIRYYKKTKQLPILFKCCEEIQPNEWKPPVEREEHRLPFWLKASLPSIQRELKQLAEDAREMPGSPDAESVFLGTGKDTADTERDEKYPLLMPKGLVLTLKPLANRFSRRAWRRQRSSALKPVLIRPSPCLQPSSNAINIQKTVKLSQSEAPPSKVMVQIPRLIQPATVMQTVPGVQPLNVPAVVGSGDGLEFQNVLSTSHSDSRQAFSAAVPPALVSSNPVTFQPKVMLPALAGAKIRKPCVRKGYQKKKGTKSAPLIKASALIQPSPVILTVPATTVKVVNIGNGCNMIQPINTTVGRGTQAIPVTTLLVNPSTFPCPLNQPLVTSSIPSLIVSPNPVGLSASSVGENEEQLNLVPSCLAGKNKSTYPTVEPKAEPPELYVSCSAVSPKEECGTNPSTSNNSSQEEVNKSDCCSWTVVEGDENVSEPLSVDLLPHLEDPDETVKIEPEESNDATKEVNPVQKRDLLCAEVKEEFMLDLGQELNMEAECSCSDDLKEIKKEQHALCEEKGEEERRALQSTPHGEQQMDAGVVAGPQVSSESPKNLSYAADVEAEFSSPLGRPEDSSSIDGQSVGTPAGPEAAGEREGQEEEEEDDFDDFTQDEDEEMSSASEESILSVPELQETMEKLTWLATERRLSQEGDSEEENSQEDNSEPEEEEEEEGEGIESSQKDDEICGDISEEPKSAFTLTKTAPQVEAHRIPAGENMKAPGKSRSSHRTRNKRGRARASKDTSKLLLLYDEDILERDPLREQKDLAFAQAYLTRVREALQHVPGKYEDFLRVIYEFEISTDKRTAVDLYSTLQKLLHDWPQLLTDFAAFLLPEQALECGLFEEQQAFEKSRKFLRQLEICFAENPAHHQKIIKVLQSCADCLPQEIAELKTQMWQLLKGHDHLQDEFSIFFDHLRPSASRMGDFEEINWTEEKEYEFDGFEEVSLPDVEEEDEPPKMHAASKNKKRKEIGGQNNDKEVEWVDGMKECSCSCHEGSSDLKLKKSKRRTCSHCSSKVCENKFYKNKDSPELTASLVQQESSPQPEGKDSGMSKEPAEESLENRNEGEDFQSKTKPMSRKVDSLASAGSHLEGKIVSSRHASSEKAALPDSQVQEAGVGAVVNAAQDSDSSATGPRWTHLQKPTLKLPQETKDCPCTAGGEGLSQQQPGNAAVSAGPSRDLLSSRSAAVKGLTGPSSSSGRSLCQTEGLHSDSSDKLPVFGHASKSGMKDFEGPPLPLEGKPEAKQGWITPGRKPTLGASAF
- the LOC102056417 gene encoding GON-4-like protein isoform X8, which translates into the protein MGFSNMEDEGPEDEDNVTESRPNFNTPQALRFEEPLANLLNEQHRTVKEQLEQLRMKKSSIKPPQEIEKSKPQNEKPLQSLVLDSVQRKRLQQQMQQHVQLLTQIHLLASSNPALSSEAGTTRMFLSELGNFARSSTLLRLSFNPKFQTMFQPCNLKGALQLIEDFHAQVQVDWSPRKAVKKSANEFPCLPKQVAWILATRRVFMYPELLPICALKANPPRDKIIFTKAEDNLLALGLKHFEGTEFPKPLISKYLLPTKTAHQLTVRIKNLNMNRAPDNIIRYYKKTKQLPILFKCCEEIQPNEWKPPVEREEHRLPFWLKASLPSIQRELKQLAEDAREMPGSPDAESVFLGTGKDTADTERDEKYPLLMPKGLVLTLKPLANRFSRRAWRRQRSSALKPVLIRPSPCLQPSSNAINIQKTVKLSQSEAPPSKVMVQIPRLIQPATVMQTVPGVQPLNVPAVVGSGDGLEFQNVLSTSHSDSRQAFSAAVPPALVSSNPVTFQPKVMLPALAGAKIRKPCVRKGYQKKKGTKSAPLIKASALIQPSPVILTVPATTVKVVNIGNGCNMIQPINTTVGRGTQAIPVTTLLVNPSTFPCPLNQPLVTSSIPSLIVSPNPVGLSASSVGENEEQLNLVPSCLAGKNKSTYPTVEPKAEPPELYVSCSAVSPKEECGTNPSTSNNSSQEEVNKSDCCSWTVVEGDENVSEPLSVDLLPHLEDPDETVKIEPEESNDATKEVNPVQKRDLLCAEVKEEFMLDLGQELNMEAECSCSDDLKEIKKEQHALCEEKGEEERRALQSTPHGEQQMDAGVVAGPQVSSESPKNLSYAADVEAEFSSPLGRPEDSSSIDGQSVGTPAGPEAAGEREGQEEEEEDDFDDFTQDEDEEMSSASEESILSVPELQETMEKLTWLATERRLSQEGDSEEENSQEDNSEPEEEEEEEGEGIESSQKDDEICGDISEEPKSAFTLTKTAPQVEAHRIPAGENMKAPGKSRSSHRTRNKRGRARASKDTSKLLLLYDEDILERDPLREQKDLAFAQAYLTRVREALQHVPGKYEDFLRVIYEFEISTDKRTAVDLYSTLQKLLHDWPQLLTDFAAFLLPEQALECGLFEEQQAFEKSRKFLRQLEICFAENPAHHQKIIKVLQSCADCLPQEIAELKTQMWQLLKGHDHLQDEFSIFFDHLRPSASRMGDFEEINWTEEKEYEFDGFEEVSLPDVEEEDEPPKMHAASKNKKRKEIGGQNNDKEVEWVDGMKECSCSCHEGSSDLKLKKSKRRTCSHCSSKVCENKFYKNKDSPELTASLVQQESSPQPEGKDSGMSKEPAEESLENRNEGEDFQSKTKPMSRKVDSLASAGSHLEGKIVSSRHASSEKAALPDSQVQEAGVGAVVNAAQDSDSSATGPRWTHLQKPTLKLPQETKDCPCTAGGEGLSQQQPGNAAVSAGPSRDLLSSRSAAVKGLTGPSSSSGRSLCQTEGLHSDSSDKLPVFGHASKSGMKDFEGPPLPLEGKPEAKQGWITPGRKPTLGKSCSSQSPDNCMLETDDMGCTGNFLENRLKSNANNCFQVHQHSEQLEYGVVTASLGQKEEEQQQQRITEATVCAKNSKVSSTGEKVVLWTREADRVILTTCQEKGAHLETFHAISQKLGNKTASEVSHRFRELMRLFHTSCDGSSEDEEDATSTSNTDQLSDKDLLLSEEEPDD